The sequence below is a genomic window from bacterium.
GTGCTCTACAGGATCGGCTATGAAAATATCACGCTCCGCATAGGGGACGGCACGCTGGGTTGGCCGGAGGAGGCGCCGTTCGACGGGATCATCGTGACCGCCGGCGCGCCCGTGGTGCCGGAGGCGCTCATGGCGCAGCTGGCGGACGGCGGGAGGCTCGTCATTCCAGTCGGCGGCGAGGAGATCCAGCGGCTGGACGTGATCACGAGGCGCGGCGACGAGTTCGACACGAGGAGCGTCACGGCGTGCCGCTTCGTGAAACTTATCGGAAAAGATGGATGGCAGAGAGAGAGTTGATGTCGATGAAACGCTTTCTTCATGCAATCATCATAGCAGTGCTCCTCCTTGGGGTTGCGGGCTGCGCCACCTCTTACGACAAGCGAGGGGTGTATCACAAGGTCCGCAGCGGCGAGTCGATCCAGCGCATCGCCAAGATCTATCGCACGGACGTGCAGACGCTCGCCGAGTACAACAACATCATGGACCCGGGCGAGATCAAGTCCGGGATGCGCCTCTACATACCTCCGCGCGTGAAGAAGGAGGGGGTCAAGAAGCTGCCCTTCGGCGACGATGTTACGGCAAAGAAAGAGGCGAAGGGCAAGAAGGCAGGGGCGAAATCGGACAAAATCAAATTCTACCGGGGCCGCTTCATCTGGCCGGTGGACGGCAGGTTGAGCTCCCCCTTCGGTTATCGCGACGGCCGCAGGCACGACGGCATCGATATCAGCGCGAAGACCGGCACACCGATAAAGGCCTCGGCCGCCGGCAAGGTCGTGTACTCCGGCTCTATGCGCGGTTATGGAAACCTCATCCTCCTCCGCCACAAGGACAACATGTTCACCGCCTACTCGCACAACAGCGTAAACAAGGTGAAGAAGGGGCAGACGGTGAAACAGGGGCAGGTGATAGGAAAGGTCGGGCGCACGGGGAGGGCCACAGGGCCGCACCTGCACTTTGAAATTCGACATGGACAAACAGCGCGCAATCCCCTATTTTTCCTGCCCAAACGCGGCTAGGGCTGCATCAGCGAGGCGCACCGCATGACCACGACGAACAAGACGAGCGAGGAGGAGAGGATGGAGAAGATCGTAAAGGCCAACATCAGGGACATCCCGGATTTTCCCAAGCCGGGCATCATCTTCAAGGACATCACCCCGTTGCTCGCGAACCACAAGGCCTTCTCCGCAACGATAGAGGGGCTCGTCCGCCGCTACGAAAAAAAGGGCGTCGATGTCGTGGTCGGAATCGAATCGCGCGGCTTCATCTTCGCTGCGCCTCTCGCGGAAAAACTCGGCGCGTCCTTTGTCCCGGTGCGCAAGAAGGGCAAACTTCCCTATAAGACCGTGGACATCTCGTATGACCTGGAGTATGGCTCCGCGACCATCGAGATGCACACCGACGCCATAACCCGCGGCCAGAAGGTGGTGGTGATGGATGACCTGCTGGCGACCGGCGGCACGGCCAAGGCCGCGTGCCAGCTCGTGAAAGGGCAGGGCGGCGAGGTCGTCGAGTGCGCTTTCATCGTGGAGCTGGGCTCCTTGGGCGGCCGCGATAAGATCAAGGGCGTTCCGGTCTACTCGATGGTCACCTACTGACGGCCGACCTGTGGGCTCGTAGCTCAGCGGATAGAGCACCTGCCTCCTAAGCAGGGGGTCGCGCGTTCGATTCGCGCCGGGCCCACAGATCGGCTGACTGTCATGAATATCCCATTTTTTCCAAACACAGGCGACGGCACGCATTGTTTCCAGGCGGCGATGAAGATGGCGCTGGCCGTGCTCATGCCGGAGCGCACCTTCACCTACGACGAGCTCGATCGCATATCGCAGAAGCTTCCGGGCAAGTGGACGTGGCCGACCGCGGCCATGATCTGGATGCTGGATAACGGGCTGGACCCGGAGCTGGTGGAGAATTTCGACTACGAGGAGTTCGCGCTGCGAGGCGGCGAATATCTCCTTGCGAGGTACGGCGAGGAGGTGGGCCGCGCGCAGATAGAGCACAGCGACGTGGAAAGGGAGATGAAATTCGCGCGCCATTTCGTCGAGTTTGGTCGCATAATTCAAAAGGCGCCTGACCTCTCTGATCTTGTCTTCAGGATCGCTGATGGTGCGGTGCTGATCGTGAATATCAATGCCTGCGCCCTCAATCAGGAGCCGGGCTACTCAGGCCATTTTGTCGTGATCTGCGATGTGGAAAAGAACTCGATCAAGATCCACGATCCCGGGCTTCCGCCAAGGCCCGGGCTCATCGTCCCCGTCGATCGATTCGAGCGAGCGTGGGGTTATCCTGCCGCAGCCGATAAGAATCTCATGGCGATTCGCCGCAAGGCCTAGGCAGCGTCTTTGATTACATTCCTGATAAAATGATGCTTGACAGTCATGGGGCGTATTGCTAAATTCTTCAGTGAAATCGGCAAATTACGCAGAGGTGACGATGAATAAATCAGAGCTCATCGAGACGGTATCTGCCAAGGCGCAGATCACGAAGAAGAGGGCCGAGGACGTCGTCAACCTCATATTCGACTCGATGACGGAAGCGATAGTGAAGGGCGATCGCATAGAGATCAGGGGGCTCGGGAGTTTCGTGGTCAAGGAGTACGGCGCGTACACGGGCCGCAATCCGAGGACAGGCGAGTCGATCAAGGTGATGCCCAAGAAACTTCCGTTCTTCAAGGTGGGCAAGGAATTGAAGGACAGGGTGGACCAGATGCCGCCCTCTGAAGGCTAGTGCAGCATGCGGGCGAGAAGCTCGCGATAAAACCGCTCGTGCCAGGTCATGTGGGGATGGAGGAATTCGATGGACGACCTGCGCGGGCGTATATTTTTGTTGGCATTCCGAACCCTCTTCTTTCGCTTTCCCTCGATAGGCAAGACGCTCCTCGATGCCTGCGGTTCGATAGAAAATATCTTTGAAGGCGATCGCCCGACGCTGCGGCCCCTCTTCCTCGATCAGGCGGCGCTATGGAACAGGTTTCTCAAGTTCGGTCAAAGACAGATGAGGGAGGCCGAAGGGGAATTCAAGGAGATAGAGAGGGCCGGCCTCTCGATCATATCCATCGCGGATCCGTGTTATCCTGAACTCCTGCGCCAGATCGTCGATCCCCCCTCTCTCCTCGTGGCCAGGGGAAAACTGGTCGAATCCCTCGGCATGCCCATGGTTGCGATGGTGGGTTCGCGCAGGGCCAGTCAGCGTGCGATCGAGGCCGGCGCCGCGATCGCAGAGGGGCTTGCGGAGAAGGGCTATGTCGTGGCGAGCGGGCTTGCTTATGGCATCGACTCCGCCTGTCACAGGGGGGCGCTCTCCGGCGGAGGGCCAACGGTTGCCGTGATGGGCTGCGGCCCGGACATCGTCTATCCGCCGGGCAATGAGAGGCTGTACGAGGCCGTGGCGGCGTGCGGGCTCATCCTCTCCGAATTTCCGCTGGGCGCCTTGCCCAACAAGCCGAACTTTCCCCAGCGCAACCGCATAATCAGCGGCATGTCCCTCGCCACGGTGGTTGTCGAGGCGGCTGCGAAGAGCGGCAGCCTCATCACCGCCAGGTTCGCGCTGGAGCAGAACAGGGAGGTGATGGCCGTGCCCGGCGCGGGCGGCACGTTCGGGGCCCGCGGGGTCAATGCCCTGATACGCGACGGCGCTCCTCTCGTGGAGAGCGCGGACGACGTGGAGGCGATAGTGTCTCCACTCCTCGTTGGACGCCGATTCCTCAAAAGGGCTGGACAATTTGAAAACGATGTGGATATGGACTCACCACTTTTGCGCGCAGTGCCGGCTAGGGGTCATGCCTCTGTCGATGAGATCGTGGCGAAGAGCGGGATGAGGGCGGCCGATGTGCTGGCTGGACTCTCGGAACTTCGCATCGCAGGCTCCGTGGAGGAGCTTGCGGGCCGACGCTGGCGCAGAAAAAGGGGATCTGATGCCTAACGCTCTCGTCATAGTCGAGTCGCCGGCCAAGGCCAAAACCATAAAGAAATACCTCGGCAAGGGATATTCGGTCATCGCCTCGGTCGGCCACGTGATAGACCTGCCTCAGCGCGATATCGGCGTGGACGTGGAGAACGGCTTCGAGCCCAAGTACGTGGTGATCAAAGGCAAGTCCAAGGTGCTCAAGCAGATAACCGACGCCGCGAAGGTCTCGGACGAGGTCTTCCTGGCGCCCGACCCGGACAGGGAGGGCGAGGCGATCGCATGGCACATCGCGGAGCAGATCAGAAAGGGCTCGAAGAAGAAAACAAAGGGCTCCTCCGGGCCGCGCATTGTCCGCGCCCGCTTCAACGAGATCACCCAGCGCGCGATCAGGGAGGCGATCGATAATCCGACAGAATTGGACCGCAACCTCTTCGAGGCGCAGCAGGCCCGCCGGATACTAGACAGACTTGTGGGCTATCGCATCTCGCCGCTCCTGTGGGAAAAGGTCCGCAGGGGTCTATCGGCCGGCCGCGTGCAGTCGGTGGCTGTGCGGATAGTCTGCGAGCGCGAGGACGAGATTGAGAAGTTCGTCACCAAGGAATATTGGTCCATAGTCACGCACCTTCAGGGGAGCAAGCCCCCGCCGTTCGAGGCCAAGCTCATAAGGGTCGACGGCAAGGACTTTGAAATCAACGCCGGCGATCAGGCGAAGCAATTCGTCTCCGAGCTGGAGCGCGAGAAGTTCAAGCTCGCATCGATCACGAGGAAGGAGCGCCAGCGCAGGCCTTCGCCGCCGTTCATCACCTCCAAGCTCCAGCAGGAGGCGGCGCGAAAACTGGGATTCACCGCCAAGAAGACGATGATGCTCGCGCAGAGGCTCTACGAGGGAGTGGAGCTCGGCGACGAGGGCTCGGTGGGCCTCATCACGTACATGCGAACCGACTCCACCCACATCGCTTCGTCGGCGATCGAAGAGGTGAGGGCGTTCATAAAGGACCGCTTCGGCGGAGAGTCGCTGCCTGATAAGCCGAACGTCTACAAATCGAAGAAGAATGCCCAGGAGGCGCATGAGGCGGTCAGACCCACGTCCATGAATTATCCCCCCGAGACGGTGAGCAAGTATCTGGGCAAGGACGAGCAGAGGCTCTATGATCTCATCTGGAAGCGCTTCGTGGCCTCGCAGATGATGCCGGCCGTGTTCGACCAGACCGGGTTCGATATCGAGGCCGGCCGCTTCCTGCTGCGCGCCACGGGCCAAGTGCTCAAGTTCCCGGGCTTCATCGCCGTTTATCTCGAGGGCGAGGACGACGCGCGCGAGAAGGACGAGGAGGAGAATCCCACGCTGCCTGCCCTCAAGGAAGGCGAGATCCTAAAGGTCCTGGGCATCGATCCGAATCAGCACTTCACGCAGCCGCCGCCGCGATTCACCGAGGCATCCCTGGTCAAGGAGCTCGAAGAGAAGGGCATCGGCAGGCCGTCGACGTACGCCTCGATCATGAGCGTGATCCAGGACAAGGGCTATGTGAGAAAGACGGAGGGGCGATTCTTCCCCTCGGAGCTGGGCAGGCTCGTAAACGGGCTGCTGGTCTCCAGCTTCCCGTCGATCCTGGACGTGGGGTTCACCGCGCAGATGGAGGTGGAGCTGGACGAGGTGGAGGAGGGCCGCCGGGGCTGGGTCGAGACGCTCAACGATTTTTACACGCCGTTCAAAGATGCGCTCGCAAAGGCCCGCGTCAAGATGCGCGACGTGAAGAGACAACAGGTCGAGACGAACATCATGTGCGAAAAGTGCGGCAAACCCATGGTCATAAAGTGGGGCCGCCACGGGGAGTTCCTCGCCTGTTCCGGTTACCCGGACTGCCGCAACACCAAGGAGTTCACGCGCAACGAGGCCGGCGCCATAGTCGTCTCGGAGGCTGCGGCCACCGACGAGGTATGCGAAATCTGCGGCAGCCCCATGGTCTTGCGCAGGGGTCGATTCGGCGAGTTCCTGGCGTGCACTAAATACCCGGAGTGCAAGGGCACGCGCTCCATAGGGACCAAGGTCACGT
It includes:
- a CDS encoding peptidoglycan DD-metalloendopeptidase family protein translates to MSMKRFLHAIIIAVLLLGVAGCATSYDKRGVYHKVRSGESIQRIAKIYRTDVQTLAEYNNIMDPGEIKSGMRLYIPPRVKKEGVKKLPFGDDVTAKKEAKGKKAGAKSDKIKFYRGRFIWPVDGRLSSPFGYRDGRRHDGIDISAKTGTPIKASAAGKVVYSGSMRGYGNLILLRHKDNMFTAYSHNSVNKVKKGQTVKQGQVIGKVGRTGRATGPHLHFEIRHGQTARNPLFFLPKRG
- a CDS encoding adenine phosphoribosyltransferase; amino-acid sequence: MTTTNKTSEEERMEKIVKANIRDIPDFPKPGIIFKDITPLLANHKAFSATIEGLVRRYEKKGVDVVVGIESRGFIFAAPLAEKLGASFVPVRKKGKLPYKTVDISYDLEYGSATIEMHTDAITRGQKVVVMDDLLATGGTAKAACQLVKGQGGEVVECAFIVELGSLGGRDKIKGVPVYSMVTY
- the dprA gene encoding DNA-processing protein DprA, with product MDDLRGRIFLLAFRTLFFRFPSIGKTLLDACGSIENIFEGDRPTLRPLFLDQAALWNRFLKFGQRQMREAEGEFKEIERAGLSIISIADPCYPELLRQIVDPPSLLVARGKLVESLGMPMVAMVGSRRASQRAIEAGAAIAEGLAEKGYVVASGLAYGIDSACHRGALSGGGPTVAVMGCGPDIVYPPGNERLYEAVAACGLILSEFPLGALPNKPNFPQRNRIISGMSLATVVVEAAAKSGSLITARFALEQNREVMAVPGAGGTFGARGVNALIRDGAPLVESADDVEAIVSPLLVGRRFLKRAGQFENDVDMDSPLLRAVPARGHASVDEIVAKSGMRAADVLAGLSELRIAGSVEELAGRRWRRKRGSDA
- a CDS encoding HU family DNA-binding protein translates to MNKSELIETVSAKAQITKKRAEDVVNLIFDSMTEAIVKGDRIEIRGLGSFVVKEYGAYTGRNPRTGESIKVMPKKLPFFKVGKELKDRVDQMPPSEG
- the topA gene encoding type I DNA topoisomerase; translated protein: MPNALVIVESPAKAKTIKKYLGKGYSVIASVGHVIDLPQRDIGVDVENGFEPKYVVIKGKSKVLKQITDAAKVSDEVFLAPDPDREGEAIAWHIAEQIRKGSKKKTKGSSGPRIVRARFNEITQRAIREAIDNPTELDRNLFEAQQARRILDRLVGYRISPLLWEKVRRGLSAGRVQSVAVRIVCEREDEIEKFVTKEYWSIVTHLQGSKPPPFEAKLIRVDGKDFEINAGDQAKQFVSELEREKFKLASITRKERQRRPSPPFITSKLQQEAARKLGFTAKKTMMLAQRLYEGVELGDEGSVGLITYMRTDSTHIASSAIEEVRAFIKDRFGGESLPDKPNVYKSKKNAQEAHEAVRPTSMNYPPETVSKYLGKDEQRLYDLIWKRFVASQMMPAVFDQTGFDIEAGRFLLRATGQVLKFPGFIAVYLEGEDDAREKDEEENPTLPALKEGEILKVLGIDPNQHFTQPPPRFTEASLVKELEEKGIGRPSTYASIMSVIQDKGYVRKTEGRFFPSELGRLVNGLLVSSFPSILDVGFTAQMEVELDEVEEGRRGWVETLNDFYTPFKDALAKARVKMRDVKRQQVETNIMCEKCGKPMVIKWGRHGEFLACSGYPDCRNTKEFTRNEAGAIVVSEAAATDEVCEICGSPMVLRRGRFGEFLACTKYPECKGTRSIGTKVTCPECGKAELVQKSTRRGKIFYGCAGYPACKFALWDMPITGPCPQCGYPVLVKKASRKGGELEIHCARKGCKYKTGVDNA